The Ornithorhynchus anatinus isolate Pmale09 chromosome X5, mOrnAna1.pri.v4, whole genome shotgun sequence nucleotide sequence TTTATTATTGCTTACAATCTCAATATTTTCATTTACTGTTTACCAGCCTGATAAAATGAAGTTGGAAAAAATAGGCTACTTTTAGGCTACTATGTCAAGATCGCACCCATGTCTATTCCATTTCTCTAATTCCATAGGTTTAAACTGTATTTTTATTACTGATTATCAGTTCAAATCCCTATAAGTGATTTTTATTACTGATTATCAGTTCAAATCCCTATAAGTGATTTTTATTACTGATTATCAGTTCAAATCCCTATAAGTGTTGGCCTTTCTCCTTGGCATCCAGGTGGGAGATCACCAGTTCAAATTTCTGATTTCCCTTTCTGGCACTGTGGAATCAGTAAATTCAGCCTCCAGATCACCTCAAATCACCTCACACCACTTCCCCAGCCAATTAAAGGAGCTTTATTGACAAGAGCAAATGGAGCACAGTTCTCAGCTGGAAAAGCAGTGGCCAGTGGAAAACTGAAAGCATGTGTGATGATAGTGAGGAACCGAGGTAAGCTGCAGGGTGTTTTAAGCTATGGAAATGGAAAGGACTGTACATGAATCAAAAAGCATTACAAATTTTGGTTCCCTTTTCACTCAGCTAAACAAGCACAGCATTTCAAGATTCACCACCATCACTGGCTTGCAGGATTGCAAGCCCCGCCAGCTCTTCCAAACCTGCAACTCTCTCCTGAAGTTCCCGGTCCTGCTACCACCTCCCTCACTAATTACTGAGGACCTTACCACCTATTTTGCTTATTAAATCGAAACCCTCCAGGGTGATTGTCCCAAAGTTTCTCCATTAGCCTTCAACACTCTACTGCTGCTACttcatctttctcctgcttcccagatgTTTCTCAAGAGgaagaatgtgtttaccaactctgttatattgtactctcctaagcgcttagtatggtgctttgcacacagtaaatgcccaataaatatgattgattgattgagttctccctcctgctctctaaatccaccccctctatctGCACCCATACTATCTCACCTCCTAAAGTaattaactcctactcccttcccctccctcactgctaCTTTCCACCTCACTCTCGGGTGGTTCCTTATCCTCTGTCTTCAAATGTGTTCAAGTCTCTCCCATTCTAAAAAAGCCCTCTATCCTACTGCTCTCTTCAGTGATCGCCCTGTTCATATTCTTGTCCAGACTCCTGGAATGGCTCATATCCAGCGGCTCCCTTCATTTTTTGTCCAACAATGATCTTCTTGGCTCTCTGCAGGCAGGCGTTACTCCACTGAAACTGGTCTCTCCAAGGTCCCCAATGCCTCctcgtagtcagggaatgtgtcttccaactctattatattcattcattcattcaatcgtatttattgagcaaagcactgtactaagcgcttgggagagaacgacactacaataaacagacatgttccctacccacaacgagcttatggtctatcatacctcaagtgcttaatacagtgttttgcatgcagtaagcactcaataaatatgatcaattgattgactgacctcctgGAGCCAAGTCCAAAGGACCCTATTCCGTCCTAATCTTCTTTGGTCTATCACTGCTTTTGACACCGTAGACCTCTGTTTCTTCCTTGGAACATGATCAGGTCTCAGTTTTGCTGGTTTCTCCTTCCTGACTGCTCCTTGTCTGTTTCACTAGATCCTTTTCCACCTTTCATCCATCCCATAAAAATTGTGAATAGTCTGTGAGGATCCATTCTGGATGGCCTAGTCTTTTCACACTACACTCACTTTCTCAGGGAGCTCATCAGCTCCTAAGGATTCACTCACTAAAGGTAGATCGATGGGCAGAGCAAGTGGGCCCCATGCTCCAGGCCTTGTGTTTAGGTGAACGTTGAAGGTAAGAGAACCCCAAAGGACCAACGATGCTGTAGAAGCaaccctgttctccatctcccaaTTCCATCCATCAACTCCCTCTTCTTTGTCCTCCCaggcttcttttccccagcttctgtGTCTGCCTCACCTCTCCTTATCCCATGTTCTTTACCTTGACATTGCATCCTCACTCTCCTCTGCCCTCAACGTTTACTTGCTGACAGAACCCATATTATGGAGGTGGCCCTTGCTGATGTCCACCTCCTGCTTCCAGCTGATGAGCTGGTGAACCATATTCCTTCCCCGCCCTCtgtccccaccttcctctctgaAATATCTCTTACCTGGCTTCTGTGTGCTCATCTTCCTTCACTCCAAAGCCTCCCCACTGCCCTCTGCTAGCCCTTTCTATGCCCATATTTCCACCCAGCACAGCTAGTTTGTAAAGAAAACTTATTCtcctctcaccttccccttcaCTGGCTTGCAGCTCCCACTTCCTATAGTACTGCCAAAGATGTGGCTGAGACTGCGGGAGAAATGAACCCTGGGAAGGGACGATGGTACCCTGCCCTGATCTTACTATGCCCAATTTGTTCCTATTCCCATGGGTTTGTAACCTCACCAGGAAAGGAGCAGGTGTAAGGGgcacaaactaaaaaaaaaaaagccactttaGGTGGAGCCATTTATGGGCAAGGACTTGCCTAGTAAGAGGATGGGAGTGGTGGGTGGGGAAATGTGAGGACACAgaatgggggacgggggagaggtagGTGCATAGAGAAGTCGGGGAATGAAAATTTCAAATAGCTGCAGGGCAACATCAGAGTGAGTTCCTAGTAATCTGGGTTCATCAGCGAGTGAAATATGCCACATTGGGTGGTTGTGAACATTAAGTCCTCTAAAACTGTTGGCAAAGATAAAAAACGCTGTAAACTTTTACTTGTTGCCTTCATCCGTAACTCATTTGGATGATCTACGTATGCAAATTCTTAGCTAATTCCAGTTCTCTAAATAAACTTTATCTTCAGTTATCTGGAAAATTCAAGTCATTGGCTAGTTCATTCTAAAATACATTTGTAGGCCCCAGTGAACCTAAATGTGTGCAGATTTATGCTGAGTGCAATGCTAGAACAaaactctgaataataataatgacaataatagcatttgttaagtacttactatatgccaagtactgtactaagctctggggtagagataagataatcgggggcacacagtctaagtaggagggagaaaagctattgaatccccattttgcagatgagggaactgaggcacagagaagtgaaatgacttagccaaggtcacagagcagagtagtggaggagccaggaactgactcccagttctgtgttcttttcactaggacacactgcttccctatgaaGGCACCATGAAAAGTTGGTCTCAAAATTCCCAAGTTTGACCTAATGCAAAAAGGGAAACCAGAGAATATGGAAGAGTAAAAAGAAAGAAGTCCCTCTCCTGAGACAAAAAACTACACTACAGGTGATGGTCTcctaatgacaatagtaataattacagtagttctttagcacttaccacgtgccaaggactgtactaagttaatcaagttggacacggtccctgaaccacagcccaaataggagggagagcagatcattattttgccagatgaggaatttgaggcacagaaaagttaagtgcccaagctcacacagcaagcaagtggtagcatcaggatttgaaaccaggtccactggctcccagttctgtgctctttccactaggccacactgcttcctagggTGTCTTCTGACATCCAAATGCATTGTTAAGGTGTCCCTGGGCAAGGGCCAGCTTTGGCTTACTGGGTTCCTGGCTCCAAACTATTCAGCCAAACAAGATCCAGAAAAAGTCAAACTATGCAAACTGAAATCATCAGCGTTGCCCGATACAGTGCACACTGAATGTCGGAAAATGAACATAAACCACTGTTTGCAAACGCTCCACCTGAGAAATAATAAGCCTGAAGCTTATGAGGCCCCATGAAAAACGCAAAAAGATCTAGTAACGTATTATGCATATCACTCACTGAAAAGAAAAGGGCTTTTTGTAGGCTTGTCATACATAAAAAAAGCCAAGAATGACTAATGTCAAAAGGAAGAATTCCCACAGGATGGAGAGGTCTAGAATAACATCTTTCTCTGGTAGCACACTGGAACAATGCCAGCAGTGAAATTTACTGAGTCTGAAGGTCATTTTGGAGAAGTTACAGAATAACTCACCTTACATAATTCAAGGAAACAAGATTCTGAGATTCAGCCACTCTGGCCCTACAAGAGTCCACCATGGATAAGAAAGTTGGCTACGCTATTCCAATTTCTGTCTGACGAAGCCATACTGCCCAGACTAGTGCATGTTTTTCAAAACGATCAGAACATAGCAGTAGGGAGCTTTCTGAGACTATCAGATAAATcttgtttcctttatttcctTCATTTTCTAGCCAAATACCCTTTTCTACTTCTGGTTCCTATATACAGTGGCCCTACAGCCCCCATGCTCTTTTCTGCGGTGCCAGGTCTGCAGCAGTGTGTTTCTAAGTGTGCATTTACCATAACATTTCTTCATCCCTCAAATGGCAATtcaaaaattattatcattatagtatttgttaaggacttactatatgtcaaacacagtggtagagacaaaataatcaagttgaatacagtccctgcccacccaggcctcactgtctaagagggagaaaagacaggtattgaatccccattttacagatgaggaaaatgaggcaaagagaagtcaagtaattgcctgaggtcacgcagcaggcaagtggcagaacaggtcctctgattcccaggcctgtgctcttttcactaggccattttgcttcctcAAGTGGAATAATGCTGTTgtttatagaaataataataattaataattatggtatttgttaactgcttactatgtgcaaagcactgttctaagcgctggggttgatacaaggtaatcaggttgccctacgtggggctcacagtcttaatccccattttacagatgaggtaactgaggcacacaaaagttaagtgacttgcccaaagtcacacagccaataagtggcagaaacgggattagaacccatgacctctgactcccaggcccatgctctttccactaagccacgctgcttctctattttgggAACACCAAATTGCACCCTTTTTAAAGTGTAAGAACAGGAAGAGAAGCACTTTGGTTGTAGAACCTAGGCCGATTGGCTAGGAGGCgattagaagggggaaacagtggCTTCTAGGAGATGCAGTCCTGCAGATTCTCAGCAGGGTACTAAGGTAGGAGGCAAATTATTTTCTTGGATTTTGCAAACCACTCTCATCACAAGGAACCTCTCTCATTCATACATCTCTGTATGCATAAATACGTGCATACACCTACTTAGAAAGAAGAAGAGGTTATGTGGCTCACATGCCCCCTTTAAAGCAGAACCACACTTAACCCATTCCTgacagaatcagtgtggcctagtggaaagagcaaaggcctgagagacAAGAAACCTGGTTCTAATTTCTTGttccaccattcatctgctgtgtgaccctgggcaagtcacccaacttctctgggcctcagtttcctcatctgtaaaatgggggctcaatacctattcttccttctattaaaactgagccccctgggggacagggactgtgtctaacctgatcatcttgtatctatcccagcctctataacatagtaagcacttaacaaataacagagttattattattagtacaccttttattcaccccttcctcagcaccatggcacttaataataataatgttggtatttgttaagcgcttactatgtgccgagcactgttctaaacgctggggtagacacaggggaatcaggatgtcccatgtaggactcacagtttttaatctccattttacagatgaggtaaccaaggcacagagaagttaagtgacttgcccacagtcacacagctgacaggtggcagagctgggattcgaactcatgacctctgactccaaagcccgtgctctttccactgagtcacgctgcttctcttgaatacatatccataatttatttattcatatcgatgtccgcctccccctgtctaccaacatgtctgccaactctgttatactgtattctcccatgagCTAAGTACTACTGTCTTCTTTTGCTCCACATTTTGTTACTTTTGGCAGTTCTTAAATAGAAAGTCAAAAGATAAACTTGGATgagaaaacaaaaatcatttcTTACCCCGGGGGGCTTAGTTTTCTTCGGTCACTGCCAAGGAACTTCACCTCTTCTTCCATGTTCTTGTCAGGGGCTGAGGCTCCTACAGCAAGCTGTGGGGAGAGCATCTCCCATTCGTTCTCCTGGGAAACCACTTGCACCGAAAGagctcctgcctcttctccatccacagGCTGCTTCTTCCTTGCCAGGCTTCCTGGACGAGAGGATGCCTCCAGGCCCACAGATTCTTGAGGCCTTTTTTCTCTCAGAGCTTGAGTCTGTGTATCCTCAACCATTTCCGTGACCTTGACAGATTGTCCAGAGCCTGAATCGACCGTCTCTGTCTGGCTGGAACTTTCTTCAGGTGACGTATCGTTCGCTTCAGCATGGCCCAAGACCATCCAACTCTGGTCTTGCCCAGGGCTTTCTGGTGACCTCTTTTCCTCACCCCGACTGAGACACGCAACGGAAGAACTTTCCTCTGATTGGCTATTCCTTTCATTTATTACGGAGGTTGACGGAACTGCATCTTGGGGGCTCTCTGAAAGCCACATTTGCTCTGACCCAAGCTTAGCTCCTTTAAATCCGGTGTCGCGTGCTTTTGTTTCAAGGACATTCTCGTATTCAGAGCTACTCTCTTTATTGGTAACTAGTATGTAGTCCATCTGGAGCGTGCTCTGACCTTCGtagctctcattcacccacatgcCTTTGTTCTTTTCTTGTGCCTTTGGCTCAGGGTCCTCAGCAAGAACCCTTTCCGCTTCTTCTGAGTCCATGGCGATCTGATCAATATCTAAGAGTGGAAAGGAGTAAAGGAAAAGCGTTACTTAAGCATCAGTGTAGACCACAATTTTCCAAGATTCTTCACAAtaaaatatttcaaatgaaaGACTTCGTGCAATGTATTGCTTCGCTAACTCTGTTAGTCACTTCTACGTGCATTgttggggcctgggaatcggtaCATGCAAACATGCAAGGAGTTTTTCTTATGACAGCTTTTCACGGGACCGGATTTCCCAGAGTTAGTATAGCACCATGCATCTCCATAAACTGAACGGAAATTCCACACGTGCACTGCCTTCCTCGGTTCAACAGCCATGCTTTGTTAGTTGGCGAGCATGTCTTACCATCCTGCGGTCCTATGCCTCCACCTGCTGGAGCAGCAGATTTACTGCTTTCCGCTTCGGACCCTTCACAGGAGGACCCCACACTAGATCCCGAATCCAAAGACTGAGCTGCCAGGGCGAGATCTCCCCGAGAGCACACTGCGAACAGCTGGTGAGAGGGTCCCCTCTCTCTCGCCGTGTCTTTCTTGGCAGGCGGTGCAGATAACAgcaactctgccacttcactgTCAGGAGAGTGTTCCACCGCAGCTACCTCGTCCTCTGTTCTTTTTGTCCTGTCAGAAGTGTCCATGAGAGATGACAGATCAAAGGGTGGGGTGTAGAGCACAAGTTGTTGCTCTTTAGAGGGTTCCTCTGGCTGAACATCAGAGCCATAGTGAAAGCGTTCAGGTTTCTTAATCGACTCCTCGTCAACCTGTCGAACAATTTCACCGTATTCCGAATCGCTCTGCGAAGCTTCAGATGGACTGCTGTCCTGTTTAGATGGACGTCCTGCTCCTGAGGTTTCTTGGTCGCTCCCCCAGGTGAATTTATTCGTCACAAACAGGAATTCAGATGGAGTGTCAGGGCCTGAAGCGTTACTGACGTTTAGTTCTTCAACAGCCTCAATCCTGTCAAAACAAATGTCTGGCGTCTCCGGTTGGTCAACTCTCCCTGCAGTCTTCTGAGTAGTTGAGTTTTGTTTGTAGTCAGTTGAGGGGCTTGCATGACTTCTGTCTTGCTGAGGAGAAGTGTTGGCAGCATTTGCGGGAAACAAGTCACCAGTGACCAGCTGTCCATGAGGATAGTCCTCAGCAACAGCAGGTGCGTCTTGGAGGGTGGCAACCATGATGTCTGCATTCCTTGCCCCATTCGAATGAACAGGCAGAGCCCCTGAGCTTTCAGGAGTCACTCTATCTGCTCCTACAGGTTCAAAAGCCAACCTCATTTCTGGGACCATTTCATTTTGGGATTCTACTGAATTCACATCTTTTTCTCTACTTGGTTCAGAAAGTGGTTGGGCTTGGGGAGAGACTTCCCGATCCAGCTTATCGACTATGGCTGGCTCATTGTTCTGGAGAAGTAGAATCTTTTTTCCAAGGTGCATCTCCAGTTCATGATGCCCAAGGATGGAATCAGTGCCTTCTGCTAAATCTGGTTTGGTGAGACCACATTCACCAGCTTCTCCATCAGGCTCCTTCTCAGTGCTGGGAGACTGCTCGGTGTCTTGCTTCAACTCCTGCTCCTGGCACACATCGGGGCTACTGGAGGCCTGGGAATTGCTGTCCTGTTCACAGTTGGTTAACAGATCAGGATTCTCACCCTCTGCTTTCCAACTGCAAGGCTGCTCTACATCAGTCCAGAGATCAGGCACCATAGAGATGCATCTGCTTTCCTGAAAGTTGTTGGGGAGAATATCTGGAACAAATGTGCtccggggagaggcagaaggagtgaGCTCATCCCATCCCGGACTTGGCTTTCTTAACCATTGTGAAGATGGACTGATTGCCACGAAATCCTTTGCTAAAGAAGTGTCTGAGTCTTGGTTTTCACTGGTATCTGATTCTTCTTGCTCCCACAGATGAATTTTCTCGGCCTCTGAACTTGAAGGGTCTGGTACTATTTCTGTATTCTCTTTAGTCTGAGTTAAGTTTGGCTGAGCCAGGTCAGGAGGCGCATTATCTTGATGCTGCTCTCGACGATGGCTTCCTAACAGGTGTTGATCACCGGAAGCCAAAGCAAATTGGTACCCTTTTAAATCCCCTTCTGCCTTACTTTGGCCAAGTGCTCTAGGTTGACCCAGCGGTGTGCTCTTTGAAACCACTTGGCTGTGTTGAATGTCCCAAGATGGTTTGTCATGGTCATACTCCTCGTTATCATACTGGAAAGGTGATCTGTTTTCATCACTAAAGGCATCAATGCACCGTGTTTCTATTGGTTCATGATCACTCTGAATGGGTAGGCCCCATGGATCAAGCTTTTGGTTGACAGAAAGGTCCCTTTTCAAGTCAGAACATTGCCCTGCCACTGGCTTCTCTTTCTGTGCCAGAGGGTTCCACCACTCTGAGTTGTCAGCTGAAAACCCAAGCATTTCTATTTTGGACTTTTGCTTTCGTTTGGCCTTGCTGCTCAGTGTGGTTGGCGGTGGGGTCTTTTCTGTTTCTGAATTAACTGGAgaattcctttcctcttgtcctgaTACAGTTGTCTGTGTGACAGTATCATTCAATGCAGATATATTCCAAATATCGGAATTGATTTGATTTTCAGGTGATGGTCTGGCTTTGACTTCACCCTTGTATGTTTCCCAGTCATCCACACATTTAGAGGATTCTTGAGCTTCATGGTTAGCTGTGGTCAAGTGTGTGTTGCTTTTATCCAATGGATCCCAAATTTTGGAATCATTTTGGGAGTCTTCTTGGGAAGAGGTCATGTTACTCTCTTTTTCCAGTGAGTCTTCACCGTCCAAGCTACCGTCAGTCCCCGAACTCGTTGCATCATGATGGGTGAGCTCAAGCATTTTATGTTCATTTCTTTCTTGGGAAACCAACGGATTTCCTTCCTGAGGGGCACATGACTTTTTGGAACATTCCTCTACTTCAGAACTTGAGAAGGAGAACTGATGGTCGTCACTCTCAGGTGTATCACAAACCTCCACCTTTTCAGGAACTTTGGGACTGAAGCCCTCTTCCGATTCTTCCAGTCTTTTTTTCTCAAAGAGTCCTTCTTCAGAAGTCTCTTCAACATTCCCATCATGAGACACTGATTCTgatctctcatttctccatccaCTCCAGGCATCTTGGTTTTCTTCCTGATGGTCAGTATCAAGCGAATGATCCCAGCTGTGTACATCTGCAGAATGGTCACTTAGGTCAGGGCTCGATGCACTCGAATTTGCATATTCTTTGGCTGAGCCACTCCATACATCATCTCCATCGCGATTACTTCTGACTTGAGAATTGCTTGAAGGGCTATATCTGGGACTTTTAATTTCAAGAACCTCCTTAGCCTCAAGACTAGGGCCAGTGGAGTGTGGGTTACTTCCTATTGATATATTCTTATGTGTGTCTAGAATTTGGGAAACCTCTTCTGGAGGGGTTCGGCGCATATATTCTTCTTCTGCAAATTTATTTTTGGCCTCCTGAACTTCAGAAGATTCATTTTTCTCAAGATTCATTTCAGTTGCCACATGACCTGGTAGAGCTGCATCACTAATGTCTAAACCAGCAGTGTCATTAGAAGACTCTCTTCGATTTGTGACGGGTTCTTCATGTGCATCATTTATCTCCAAATCCTTTCTGGAAGTGTCCATTTCAAAGTCACAAGATCCCAGACTGATGGGAGTTTTGTCAAACAAGCCTTGATGAAGTTCTCCCAAACCTTCTGAGAATTCATTTGCCCGAGGACTAGAGGCAGT carries:
- the PRUNE2 gene encoding protein prune homolog 2 isoform X6: MQAQVDVNVDLVSPDSGLATIRSSRSSKESSVFLSDDSPVAEGAGPHHSLLPGFESYSPIPEGVIAEEQKPQSGNHSDHFDLFNFDPAPIVTVQSQSSSHSADYSPADDFFPNSDSSEGQPPTESKDLDEMHLLGNDMANYSAGLLMTAADGDSPVEFDGEYSQRQESPRDHSEKSPDLTDFEADESPPTERPQSKVGTRIPPTPMNSLVESSPLVDGPPSFFPEDVIQKINEMDPTKSPQTRMRCGSWWGGFEVDSRNAILQNTEAWSSSEQESVFQSPESWKDHKAIPLDRRASDSVFQQKPSRHLEYPKAGPLELQLARQGFNQADTRKQGEEGGELQGPPTEKSHLPKTSPRGTNHLIEDFAGLWQSSQPPAVDPWASPEGNTRPTNTEPFIVWTKFGKEDSNKALKNAWNAHQAEADLPSVRDPEEWAMAKSGFSFSSDTPVDNASGNPSNQASLEAWDRREDCSEDDQLAFVDPQMAPDSVQKNSQLPMERRNVFTDLKPRAKSFEKVSTWDLYEENVKKEVVETLEPWNNSFLSYRCSDFSTSNVGEDLVVSPLDTNYSTSDSYISPTLGGDEKEIEDKHFAKEAVFGLRDASLHPGEPMLSEADERSQALQQSSSRSRISSGSGNLEMWTGLPQNDAHSETVSSDIIPAPNLDDQGVFKPEHLDPKYFLTEDDGGESSQSSYDDPGMMQMYNETNRQLTLLHSGTNTLQVASENLDLWNRVILEDTQSTATISDMDNDLDWDDSNVGMEVVADGKTQAYRNEVSEPETRFSVRQVEPWSVECQEDNQGGWELHSSSATSELGKDVAPSEVKILDETSRQLTSGSIWDAALKDESLPSLSYPNSSCVANLEESKSAPETPDSLGKDRESDSPETPEVLGTEQLEIIIPPALLTNPVGQEMWKRTFEGNTESSASSPENEEHSEHSDTWNDGVYRHSEIDQAEQENTEHINKKNGRECPALDPAPQSSSGSSEREEGDREANSPIAVQNQGTWDELVKSSSPSTASSPRANEFSEGLGELHQGLFDKTPISLGSCDFEMDTSRKDLEINDAHEEPVTNRRESSNDTAGLDISDAALPGHVATEMNLEKNESSEVQEAKNKFAEEEYMRRTPPEEVSQILDTHKNISIGSNPHSTGPSLEAKEVLEIKSPRYSPSSNSQVRSNRDGDDVWSGSAKEYANSSASSPDLSDHSADVHSWDHSLDTDHQEENQDAWSGWRNERSESVSHDGNVEETSEEGLFEKKRLEESEEGFSPKVPEKVEVCDTPESDDHQFSFSSSEVEECSKKSCAPQEGNPLVSQERNEHKMLELTHHDATSSGTDGSLDGEDSLEKESNMTSSQEDSQNDSKIWDPLDKSNTHLTTANHEAQESSKCVDDWETYKGEVKARPSPENQINSDIWNISALNDTVTQTTVSGQEERNSPVNSETEKTPPPTTLSSKAKRKQKSKIEMLGFSADNSEWWNPLAQKEKPVAGQCSDLKRDLSVNQKLDPWGLPIQSDHEPIETRCIDAFSDENRSPFQYDNEEYDHDKPSWDIQHSQVVSKSTPLGQPRALGQSKAEGDLKGYQFALASGDQHLLGSHRREQHQDNAPPDLAQPNLTQTKENTEIVPDPSSSEAEKIHLWEQEESDTSENQDSDTSLAKDFVAISPSSQWLRKPSPGWDELTPSASPRSTFVPDILPNNFQESRCISMVPDLWTDVEQPCSWKAEGENPDLLTNCEQDSNSQASSSPDVCQEQELKQDTEQSPSTEKEPDGEAGECGLTKPDLAEGTDSILGHHELEMHLGKKILLLQNNEPAIVDKLDREVSPQAQPLSEPSREKDVNSVESQNEMVPEMRLAFEPVGADRVTPESSGALPVHSNGARNADIMVATLQDAPAVAEDYPHGQLVTGDLFPANAANTSPQQDRSHASPSTDYKQNSTTQKTAGRVDQPETPDICFDRIEAVEELNVSNASGPDTPSEFLFVTNKFTWGSDQETSGAGRPSKQDSSPSEASQSDSEYGEIVRQVDEESIKKPERFHYGSDVQPEEPSKEQQLVLYTPPFDLSSLMDTSDRTKRTEDEVAAVEHSPDSEVAELLLSAPPAKKDTARERGPSHQLFAVCSRGDLALAAQSLDSGSSVGSSCEGSEAESSKSAAPAGGGIGPQDDIDQIAMDSEEAERVLAEDPEPKAQEKNKGMWVNESYEGQSTLQMDYILVTNKESSSEYENVLETKARDTGFKGAKLGSEQMWLSESPQDAVPSTSVINERNSQSEESSSVACLSRGEEKRSPESPGQDQSWMVLGHAEANDTSPEESSSQTETVDSGSGQSVKVTEMVEDTQTQALREKRPQESVGLEASSRPGSLARKKQPVDGEEAGALSVQVVSQENEWEMLSPQLAVGASAPDKNMEEEVKFLGSDRRKLSPPGPLPEDVGMDIPFEEGALSPNSPDIRPEPPNSLDLNGSHPRKIKLTAPNINLSLDQSEGSLLSDDNLDTPDELDINVDDLDTPDEADSFEYPGHEGQVAVRNAREPQEKESVIPEYTAEEEREDNRLWRTVVIGEQEQRIDMKVIEPYKRVIAHGGDSGYYGDGLNAIIVFAACFLPDSSRADYNYVMENLFLYVISTLELMVAEDYMIVYLNGATPRRKMPGLGWMKKCYQMIDRRLRKNLKSFIIVHPSWFIRTILAVTRPFISSKFSSKIQYVSSLSELSELIPMEYVPIPESIIKYDEERSYKRSVRLDEELREASEAANLDMKLKEKPN